Below is a window of Geomonas oryzisoli DNA.
GACATTGACGTTATCGAAGCCAACGCCGCAAAAGCAAACCGTTCTCTCGTATACTGTTGTCTTTTTAAGTATATATAAACGCCATATGTGATGGCAGCTATTAACAGTAGTAACAAAATTACAAAAAGAATTTTCATATTAGGCTCCTAGTATCTCCGCATTTATGCGGAATAATATACATTCAATCTGTTCCACGCAAAATTACCTACCCCAACGATACAACACGACTTTCGGTTGAGGCTACAAAGGGCTTTTAGTTCAAGGGATAGCCCTTCAGTAACATTCTCATCATCTTGGGTGAAATCACCAGTGGTGACGAAATAGCCGGCGGCGGCTCCGGCGGCGGCCATCACTCCGTAAAATTCGCGTACCGGCTGAACGCTGACCTTGTATGCCTTCCATTGCTTGCACTGCACCAGGTGCTTTTCTCTCCCCTTGCGCAGGACAAGATCGATGCCGCCGTCCGGACCGCTGCCACCCTCTCGCGCGACCTCAAATCCGTTCCGCTTGAAGTGCTCGGCGACCAGGGTCTCGAACTCGCCCCAGGTCATTTCGTTCAAAGAGGCGACATCGGTACGGGACTTGACGGTTTCGTTGAGCTTGCGCTGCTTTAGGGAATTGTACCCGGAGATGCCTGCTGCGATTAGAAAAGCAGGAGCAAGAAACATCTGACAAAACATCGCCACTATCGGTGCTACTAGATTGCCGGGGGCTTGGGAGGGTATTGAGCGGGACATGAGAAAGGTTACAATGGCAAGGACCACCGATACCCACCACGGGAATTTGCTGGCGATGATAATGACATCTTCGATGGGGCTGGTGCGCGGTCTTCGTGCCATGGGACTTTGCGGAACTCCTGAGGGGATAATCGTAAACACACAATTAGCACATAGAATAGCTTTAATAAAGTAGAATCAACACGCAATCTAATTTGTAACGCAAAGCCGCAAAGGCGCAAAGAGAGACACATTTTAACAGGGATAAAGGGGATAAAAGGGATGGGCACGGGGGATTGGGAGGTTCCGGGGGGCGGTTGCACTATTGCTGACGGAATAAGCCAAAACCGAAATCGGTTTGCACTATTCTGAACGGAATAGTGCTATTTCGGTTTGGTTTTGCACTATTTCAAACGGAATAGTGCAAACTCGGACCAAAATCTCACGATTTCAAATGGAATAGTGAGATTTCAGATGGGAATTGCACTATTCTGTTGGAAATAGCACTATTTCCACCCAAAATCTCACTATTCAGCTCAAAATCTCACTATTTCTTTCAAGATTGCACTATTTCAGTTGGAATAGTGAGATTTCGATCAGGAATTGCACTATTCCAGATGAAATAAGGAGATTTCAGATGAAATAGCACTATTTCCAACAAAATCTCACTATTTTGGTTGGGACTGCAGGATTTGCCTGGGACGGCCTCCAACGGCAGGGGGTTGGACTGCCATCAGCGGGTGTGAGTACGAGAAAGGGGCGGTTTTGTGTGACTCGGACGGTGAGGATGGGGAGTTTCTGGCGGGGATTCAGGTTGTGAGGTGAGAGACGGGACCATTCGAGGGGATGAATAAACGAAAGCGGCTGCACGTTGGTGCAGCCGCTTGGTGGTAATGGCTAATTCAGGCAAATCCCCCCTGTCCCCCCTTCGCAAAGGGGGGAACTGTGGTTCCTCCGATCCGCTTCGTGGCTGCGCCGTCCGCAGTTCCCGGGATTGTTTGAAGAACCTTCGCGTACAGGAAGCTGCTTTTAGATGATGATCAGTTCGACTACCTCGGACCAGGGGCCGACGCCGGCATCGTTTATCAGCCTGGCCCTGAAGTAGGCCCTGCGCGCCGGCTCTAAACCGTCGACGGTGAAGTGGCAGTAATGGGACATCTTCAGGGCCTGCCACGAATCTTCCTGCGCGGGATTACCGTAACAGATCTGTACATCGACACTCGCCTTTCCCTCCCAACTGTTGACGTACATCTTCACTCCACCTGATCTGTCACCATGACTGACCTTGAACTTGTTGAACTTCTTGGGCAGCTTCACGGTAGTGCTCCGCGGCGCCTTTTGCTGTCTATTGACAGGTACGCCCTCCAGTTGGCTGGGATCATTGGTGTGGGTCGCAAACATGACCACGTACTGGCAGGAGAACTTTATAGAGTTGATAATCTTCTCCCGCTTCTCTTGCCTTAAGGGTTCCTTCGATGGGTCCAGGCGTGCCGCATTTGATGCGTGCTTGATGTCCTGTGCTTCCTCCCTCAGATTGCCCGGGCCTGGAATACAGATTGGGATGGTTTGCCCCTTGTAGGCCGGATGTTCCTCCAGGTGGTCGGCCAGGGTTTCGCCGCAGAGGGCCAGGTCGCCGTCGGAAAGGTCTTTCAGGCCGGTGATGTCGAAAGGTTCGCTCATAGTAGGCTCCCGTGTTCGTGTGGAATGATGGGATAAAGTATTAGCCGCTACAAATATTGTTGTCAAGTAGGGCGGTGCGATTCGCTCCTTGGCGGGTACATCCTTTGGCGCATTTGAAAGCTCATCCACAGACAGTGCAGAGCTCCACGGAGGCTCCAGAGGAAGACCTGAAGGCATCTCACGCAAAGGCGCGGAGACGCAAAGTGAAGCGATCTACAGGGATAAAAGGGATAACTGCGAGCTGCTGCCGGTGGGCAACGGAGGTCTCC
It encodes the following:
- a CDS encoding restriction endonuclease translates to MARRPRTSPIEDVIIIASKFPWWVSVVLAIVTFLMSRSIPSQAPGNLVAPIVAMFCQMFLAPAFLIAAGISGYNSLKQRKLNETVKSRTDVASLNEMTWGEFETLVAEHFKRNGFEVAREGGSGPDGGIDLVLRKGREKHLVQCKQWKAYKVSVQPVREFYGVMAAAGAAAGYFVTTGDFTQDDENVTEGLSLELKALCSLNRKSCCIVGVGNFAWNRLNVYYSA
- a CDS encoding fibronectin type III domain-containing protein, whose translation is MSEPFDITGLKDLSDGDLALCGETLADHLEEHPAYKGQTIPICIPGPGNLREEAQDIKHASNAARLDPSKEPLRQEKREKIINSIKFSCQYVVMFATHTNDPSQLEGVPVNRQQKAPRSTTVKLPKKFNKFKVSHGDRSGGVKMYVNSWEGKASVDVQICYGNPAQEDSWQALKMSHYCHFTVDGLEPARRAYFRARLINDAGVGPWSEVVELIII